One window from the genome of Castellaniella sp. MT123 encodes:
- the badI gene encoding 2-ketocyclohexanecarboxyl-CoA hydrolase, with protein sequence MNFEDILYEVRNGVAWITINRPDKMNAFRGQTCDEIIKALNKAGYDREVGAIVLAGAGDRAFCTGGDQSAHNGNYDGRGTIGLPMEELHTAIRDVPKPVIARVQGYAIGGGNVLATICDLTICSEKAIFGQAGPKMGSVDPGYGTAFLARVVGEKKAREIWYLCRRYSGAEAVAMGLANVCVPHDELDAEVQKWGEEICERSPTAIAIAKRSFNMDTAHQSGIAGMGMYALKLFYDTEESREGVNALKDKRKPDFRKYAK encoded by the coding sequence ATGAATTTCGAAGACATCCTGTACGAAGTCCGCAATGGCGTCGCGTGGATCACGATCAATCGCCCGGACAAGATGAACGCCTTTCGCGGCCAGACCTGCGATGAAATCATCAAGGCGCTGAACAAGGCCGGTTACGACCGCGAGGTGGGGGCGATTGTCCTGGCTGGTGCTGGCGATCGCGCCTTTTGCACAGGCGGCGACCAGTCCGCCCACAACGGTAATTATGACGGACGCGGAACCATTGGGCTGCCGATGGAAGAACTGCACACCGCCATCCGTGATGTACCCAAGCCGGTGATCGCCCGTGTGCAGGGTTACGCCATCGGTGGTGGCAACGTGCTGGCCACGATCTGCGACTTGACGATCTGTTCAGAAAAGGCAATTTTTGGCCAGGCGGGCCCAAAGATGGGTTCCGTGGATCCAGGTTATGGCACCGCTTTCCTTGCCCGAGTGGTTGGCGAGAAGAAGGCGCGTGAAATCTGGTACCTGTGCCGCCGTTACTCGGGGGCCGAAGCCGTGGCGATGGGCCTCGCGAACGTGTGCGTACCGCACGATGAGCTCGATGCGGAGGTCCAGAAGTGGGGCGAGGAAATTTGCGAACGCAGTCCGACCGCCATCGCGATCGCCAAGCGCAGCTTCAATATGGACACCGCGCATCAGAGTGGCATCGCGGGAATGGGCATGTATGCGCTCAAGCTGTTCTATGACACCGAAGAATCGCGCGAAGGAGTGAATGCACTGAAGGACAAGCGCAAGCCCGACTTCCGGAAATACGCGAAGTAA